ATTGCGGCGACTTGGCGTTGGTTACGCCCTTATTGAAAAAGTAAGCAGCCGAGTCCGGCTTCTCCATCAACAGATACAAACGACCCATCTCAACGGCAGCTTCCGGCGACTGGCCTTGGGCCAACATACGACGGGCTTCGCTATAGCGCTCCAGATTCATGGCTTTTTGAGCGCCAGCAATATCCTGTGCGAAAGCAGCAGTACTGGTAGCAGACAAGGCAACGAGGAGCGAGAGCTTCCAGGGCTTGAACTTCATGTGCGAAAAATTAAGTGAAAAAGCGTAAGAAAAATGAACTAGGGAGTCGGTATTAATTGGGCGTCGTGTTCACGATGCGCGTTTGGCCAATGGCCGGTACCAGCCCGGATTTGAGAATAATGAGCTGGCCTTTGGTCCCGGCAACGAAGGATGCAAAACCGGTGCCAAGTCCGGCGCGGGCCTCCCGGCTGATAACATATACGTTGCGCCGCAACGGGTACGTCTTCAACGCTAAGTAGGCTTGGTAAGGTTGTACGTACTCATCGGTTTTCTGGGGCCGGGCTGATGTACTGATGCCCACGACCCGTATTTTCTCCAAAAAGCCACGCACTTCCTTGTCATCCTGGTCGCTAATCCAGTTTACCCCAATCACGCCAATAGCCTTGGGGTGCGTAGCAACGTAATCCAGCAGGGCCGGGTTCGACTCAGAGGCGAAGGCTCCTTTAGCCAAAGGCGTACCCTTCGTAACCGAATCCTGCATGTAACGGCTGGTGCTGGAGTTATTCGAGTCGAAAACGACCGTAATATCTCCCAGCTTATTTTTTCGGTTTACCTGCTGCCACTGCTTGGTCTGGCCACTAAAGATACCCCGCAGCTGCTCCATCGTGAGAAGCGTATCCGGGTTGGATGGGTGCACGATAATGGCTAAGCCATCGGTGGCAATGTGCGTGGTACGCGGAAATAACTTCTTGCGGTCAAATGCCGCCTTCTCTTCAGCCGTCAATTCACGGGTTACAACAGCCAAACGAACTTTATCGTTCAGCAGGTCCTGCATGGCATTAGCCTCGGGCTCATACCGGGCGCTGATTTTGGCATACTGATAGAGCTTGTGAAAGGTATCTACCTGTGACTTCACAATGGGCTCAAAGGTGGCATCAACGGCAATGGCTACACTGCCGCTGGTGGGGGTATCGTCGTTGGCTGCCCCGGAGGGTCCGCCCTGATTACAGCCCGACAGTACACAAAAGCCAGCGGCCAGGGCCATGCCCAGGGCCCGCAGCGAAGTAGGACTATTCATCATTGGATTGCCGTAAGTGTTGCCGATAGGTGCGAACAAATCTAACGATTCCGTAGAATACGAAAAGTGCGCCCAGGATCCGGCGTGGAGTGGGAGGGAGGGTGAAGATAGTAACGGAGCTCAGGAGCAGGTATAAACCCAGGCCTATGTATACCACTGCCATCACCAGCACAAAGTACTGGCTGAAGTTGCGGTTGCCACGCGGGCGGAGCCGCTCGTTGGTGGGTGGGCGGTCAATCATAGAAAAGAAGGAAGCGCTGAATCAGCAAATACTACTGTTAAACGTGTAAAAGTAACCAGATGGTTTACCCCCACAACGCGCTATATAAGAACAAGGCTATTTAGCGTAAAAAAGCAGGCTACTCCGAAGAGGTTACTCCGGAATAGCCTGCTTTTACTTAAAACGCTGGCAATAAGGTTTATTCAAATTGAAAGGTAATGGGAAGAGTGTAGCGCACGGGCACATTCTGCCCGTTCTGCCGGCCCGGCGTCCAGTCTGGCATGGCGCGAACCACTCGCTCCGCTTCTTCGCCGGTGCCATAGCCCAGGGCCTTTACTATTTCTACATCGGAAATAGCCCCATCAATGCCTACTGTAAAAGCCACGTACACGCGGCCGGACACCTGATTCCGGATGGCCTGGCCAGGGAAACGCAGATGGCGCTGCAAATAGGCTTGTAAGGCTTTAGAGCCGCCGGCAAATTCCGGCATTACTTCCGCGTAGGTGAATGGCTTGGCCGGGGCCGTAACAGGGGCCGTAACCATACCAGAATCTATGCCGCCGGGGCTGCCAGTGCCCGCGCCGGAATCCGTAGCGGCCGTGCCCGATACATTACCCACCGGGCCATCCTGTGCCGGAATTACTCGCTGGTCTTCCACTGGGGGCACCACTTTAGTTAGTGTTTTTACCACTTTGGTGGGGATGTCCTGCTGTGGGCGCACCACCGGCTGTACACTGGCTGCCGGTGGGCTTTTGGGAAAGTCGAATCTGCTGATTACCGTGCCTTCATCCGGAATAGGCAGCTCGGGCACAATAACCACCGGAGGAAACAGATACTGAACTACCAGAGGCGTAGCTATCAGCAGCGCAAATAGGGTAGTGGCAATGGTAATGGCCGTGGCCAGGTGGCGGTGGTACAGGCGCCGGAGCAGGTAAGCGCCGTAGGCTTTGTTACGGCCCTCAAAGATCATGTCGTCCAGAGACGCAGTCTGCAATTGTGCGGTGTTCATGGCGGTATGGGTTAAAGGTGAGCAAAGGTCCTCGACGCGTATTACCCAAGCCATCCATTCTGCACAGTACCTACTGCCCGGCTTTCATCTACAAAACGGCGGCTATTCTCAGTATAGTATGCATGCCGCGCTATATTGTTAAAATAAAAAACCGCCCCGGGCAGCAAGCCCGGGGCGGTTTTCAAGTGGCTATAAAAGCCTTTTGCTAGCGAATAGCGAAGGTTACCGGTACGGTGTAGGACACGCTTACTGCGCGGCCGTTCTGCTTACCAGGCGAGAAGCGCGGCAGCGTTTTAATAACGCGTACGGCTTCTTCATCGGTACCGCCACCCAGCGGCTTGGTTACTTTCACATCCTGCACCTGCCCCTCGGGGTTTACAGTGAACTGAACGAATACCTTGCCTTCAATCTGGTTACGCAGTGCCATGGCCGGATACTTGATGTTTTTACCAATGTATTGCAGCAGGGCTTCCTGACCGCCGGGGAATACCGGCATCTGTTCTACATAGGTATACACTTTCGTATCTACCACGTCAGCTACTACCGCGTTGCCTTCACCTTCTAAGCCCTCTAAGTTGGGGTTGTCGGTGTTGCCTTTCACGGTAACCGTAGACACTACCTTATCTTCCAGTTCCTTCTGATCTGGAATTTCCTCCACCTTCCGTACTTCCTCATCTTTCTTCACTACCGGAGGCGTGAATTTGATGGTGGAAAGCTTGGGTGGTGGTGGTGGTGGCGCGTCTGGTGGCGGTGGTGGTGGTGGTGGTTTGGTCTGGTCCAGTGGAGGTGCCTCCATCAGGACGTTTTCCTTCAGCATCTTCTCGTCATCTACTACCTCATTGCTGCTAAACATGCGGGCAATGGTTGGTATAAATACCAACAGGGCAAACAGCGCAACGGCGATGAGAAGGGCGCGCGTGACGTGACGGTTGTACAGACGGCGCAGCACATAAGCCCCGTAGGCTTTATTGCGGCCTTCAAATACAAGATCATTAAGACTCGCACGCGCTATTTGAGAGTTATCCATCATAGCCCGGAAGATTTAATGAGTTCGGTATCGGCCTTCGAGATGTCCACCAACGCATATTTTTTCTGGTCGGTGATGTTCATCTCATCCAGGATGTCCACCATGTTTTTGTAGTTGGACTTGTCGTCTGGCTTAATCAGCACCACCGTTTTCGGGTTCTGGCGCTGATGGTCCAGCAGAACTTTCCGGATGCCGTTGGCATCGTAGCTGGAAAGTTTCAACTCCGGCTTGTCCTTATCAGAGAGCAAGCCGTCGTAGTAGTAGATCTTATTGTTTTCTCCTAGAAGAACGGTAAGAGCGTCCGACGCCTTCAATTCCACTGGTGGATCACCAGGCTTCGGTTTCACCGGCATGGTAATCTGCATCACGTTCGGCTTGTTGAACGTGGTGGTCAGCATGAAGAACGTCAGGAGCAGGAAGGCTAGGTCCACCATCGGGGTCATGTCGATTTTGGTCGACATTTTCTTGGCCCGCTTCTTCCCGCCTTTGCCGGAGTCGGCTTGTTGTTGTATTTCTGCCATGGCGCTGCGCTTATTTGCTCACTGTGGGCTTGTTTTCCAAGTCCGTGATGAGGTTGAAACGGTTGATGTTCTTCTCCTGCAGAAACTTGATGACCTTCTTCACGGTTGGTACATCGGCATTGCCGTCGCCTTTAATGGCAATGAAGGTGGGCTTACCAATGGCTTCCTGGTTGGCTTTACGCGCTTCCATTACCCAGTCGATCAGCTGATTATTCAGTGAGTCGGCCGGAACACCGGGCTGCTTAACTTCTTTGCGCTGCTCCGAGCTCATGCTGAGCAAAGAGCCCAGCTGCTGAACGGGCACCCCAAAGCTGTTGAGGCCGCCAAAAGCGCGCTTCTGCTTTTCGGAGAAGGTTACGCCATACTTGGCGCCCATCCGGTCAAGCAGCAAAGGCTTGGCCTTGTCGCTTTCCAAGCCAAAAAACACGCGCTTATCCTTGTCAATCAGGATGCGAATTACGTTGCTCTCGGGCAGTTTCAGTTCCGAGGTAGAAGAGGGCGTATCCACTACTACCACTTCCTCGGGCGAAAACTTAGTCGTGAGCATGAAGAACGTCACCAGCAGGAATGCCAGGTCCACCATCGGGGTCATATCCAGCGAAGGGGACGTTCTATGGGGCTTTACTTTAGGCATTTCGAGCGTGGTTGAGAATATTCAGAAAACGAGACTTACGAAGGCTTTAGTGCGTTAACCGCAAACTAAGCCGTGTAAGTTTCCTTTTCGCCGTGCTGAGCAGCGAAGGTCTGAATGATGCTGAACCCAGCCTCGTCGATGCTGTAGGTCAGCTCGTCAATTTTGCTGGTGAAGAAGTTGTAGGCAATGATAGCAATGGCCGAACCGGCAATACCGATAGCCGTGTTGATCAGTGCTTCCGAAATACCTTCTGCCAGGGCTACTGCGTCTGGGTTACCAGCCTGGGCCAGAGCCGAGAAGGCCTTGATCATACCGAATACCGTACCCAGCAGACCTACCAGGGTAGACACCGAAGCAATGGTGGACAGGATAACGAGGTTCTTTTCCAGCATAGGCAGCTCCAGCGTAGTCGATTCCTCGATTTCTTTCTGGATAGCCAGGATCTTCTGGTCTTTGTCCATGCCCCGCTCGCGGGCCATTTCCTGGTACTTCAGCAGACCCGACTTTACTACGGCGGCTACGGAGCCTTTCTGCTGGTCGCAGGCGGCAATAGCACCCGAAATGTCATTGCTGTTCAGCTTCTGGCGGATAGTGCGCACAAAGCTCTCAATGCTCTTGGTGCCTTTGGCTTTGCTGATGGTGAGGAAGCGCTCAATCGAGAAGGTGATTACCAACAGGAAAAGCGACATCAGGACCGGTACAATGACACCGCCTTTGTAAACAGTACCCAAGTAGTTACCTGGCAGCGCAGCATTTGCGTTATCGCCACCTTGGAAGTTAGAGCCGTTACCCAATACAAAAATGAAGATAACGATGCTCACAACAAAAGCCAGTGGAATCACGATGGCGGCAAACGCGGAACCGCCTTTGGCTTCGCTCTTAGGCGCAGCGGGAGCGGCAGGCCGCACGTTCTTGTTCATGGCATTCTTTTGTTCCATTGTTCCGGAAAATTAGGGGATGGTTGGTGAAAGGTAATTTTGTAAGTGAAAACGGAAATGGTTTGTATAAAGACGACGAAGCCCCGTTAACCCGCACTACTAAGCCGGTGTGAGGCAAAACAATGGGTCTGCTTGTGAACGGGGACTACTTCGGAACCTATACTCTCCTTGGCAAACCTAAGCAAAAGCCTTGTCCCTGCCAAATCCAACTTGCGTTTAAACGCTTCCTTGTAGCCTTCATCTGGAAAAAAGGCTATTTCCCGGATTTTGGGTTTGGGTCGTCTACGGGCAGGACCTTGGCTTGGTTCCAATACACATCCATCTGCGCCAGCGTCAGGTCGGCCAGTTGGTGGCCGTCGCGGGCGGCCTCGGTTTCCAGATATTGAAACCGCCGGATAAACTTGCGGTTGGTGTGTTCCAGGGCCTCTTCCGGGTTAATGCCGGCAAAACGGGCGAAGTTGATTAAGGAAAAGAGCAGGTCGCCGAACTCGGCCTGGGCGCGCTGCTGATGCTCGGGGCTGTGCTCGGCCTCGGCAAACTCCTCGCGAAATTCCTGTAGCTCTTCCTGTACTTTCTCCCACACCTGCTCCTTTCGCTCCCAGTCGAACCCGGCGCCCCGGGCTTTTTCCTGAATGCGCATGGCCTTCACCAGCGCCGGCAACGATACCGGTACACCGCCTAGTACGGAAGAGTTTCCTTTCTCCTTGAGTTTCAGCTGCTCCCAGTTGCGCTTTACATCTTCCTCGCTGCTCACGGTCACGTCGCCGTAAATGTGGGGGTGCCGGAAAATAAGTTTCTCGCACTGGGCGTTCAGCACATCCGCAATATCAAAAGCGCCTTTCTCCGCCGCTATTTTGGCGTAGAAAACCAAGTGCAGCATCACGTCGCCCAGCTCCTTGCGCACATCGGAAAGATCATCCCGCAGGATAGCATCGGAGAGTTCGTAGGTTTCTTCGATAGTCAGATGCCGCAGGCTCTGCATCGTTTGTTTTCGGTCCCAGGGGCACTCGGCCCGGAGCCGGTCGAGCACGTCCAGCAAGCGCCCAAAAGCGGCCAGCTGCTCGGGCCGGCGGTCAGCAGATGAAGTATTGTTCATTAAGTCAAATATACAACCCGGAAGCTGGTGCGGAAAAATATAGCCCTTCCGCAGCCGGCTGCGTAACAGCTTGGCGGCACCGCCGCAGAATAGCGGGCCGCCCGAGGTTCATAAAAAACAACGGGCTTTTCCATACTTTTGCCCATTCAAAAAAACAACATTTCTAGTGGCACTCATCAAATCCATTTCGGGCATACGAGGCACTATCGGGGGCGCGGCAGGTGAAGGCCTGACGCCGTTGGACGTGGTGAAATATGCTGCCGCTTTCGGCAGCTGGGTTCTGGACAAAACCCAAAATAATACGATTGTCATTGGCCGCGACGCCCGTTTATCGGGCGAAATGGTAAGCAAGCTGGTAGCGGCCACGCTGCAGGGTTTGGGCATCCACGTCATCGACCTGGGCCTGAGCACCACGCCCACCGTGGAAATGGCCGTGCCCGCCAAAAAAGCCGGCGGCGGCATCATTCTCACCGCCTCGCACAACCCGAAGCAGTGGAATGCGCTGAAGCTTCTGAACGACAAAGGCGAATTCATTTCGGATGCCGATGGCCAGAAAGTGCTGGCGCTGGGCGACTCAGAAGCCTTCGAGTTTGCCCCCGTCACTAAGCTCGGCCAGTACAGCATCGACGATACGTTCTTAAAAACCCATATCGAGGCTATTCTGGCCCTGCCGCTGGTGGACGTGGCCGCTATTAAGGCTAAAAACTTCCGGGTAGTGGTAGATGCGGTGAACTCCACAGGCGGTTTTGCGGTGCCCATGCTGCTGGAGGCACTGGGTGTTACTACCATTGAAAAGCTGTTCTGCGAGCCCACCGGCGACTTTGCGCACAATCCCGAGCCGCTGCCCGAGAACCTGCGCGAAATTGCCCGGGTGCTGGAAAAAGGCTCCTTTGATGTGGGTATTGTGGTAGACCCCGATGTAGACCGCCTGGCGCTGGTAAACGAAGATGGCACCATGTTCGGGGAAGAATATACCCTGGTAGCAGTAGCCGATTACGTGCTGCAGCAAAGCGGGGGCGGTAACACGGTGAGCAACCTAAGCAGCACCCGCGCCCTGCGCGACGTGACGGAAAAACACGGCGGCCAGTACGCCGCCGCGGCCGTTGGCGAGGTGAACGTGGTAACTAAAATGAAGGAAACCAACGCCATTATTGGTGGTGAAGGCAACGGCGGCATTATCTACCCCGAGCTGCACTACGGCCGCGACTCATTGGTGGGCATTGCGCTTTTCCTGAGCCATCTGGCGAAAACCGGCCTCACCATGACGCGCCTGCGGGCTTCATACCCCAACTACTTCATCTCCAAGAATAAAATTGAGCTGACGCCGGAAATCAATACCGACGAGGTGCTGGAGAAGATGCAGCAGCGCTACGCCAAGCAACCCGTAAAC
The Hymenobacter sp. DG25B genome window above contains:
- a CDS encoding ExbD/TolR family protein, with amino-acid sequence MPKVKPHRTSPSLDMTPMVDLAFLLVTFFMLTTKFSPEEVVVVDTPSSTSELKLPESNVIRILIDKDKRVFFGLESDKAKPLLLDRMGAKYGVTFSEKQKRAFGGLNSFGVPVQQLGSLLSMSSEQRKEVKQPGVPADSLNNQLIDWVMEARKANQEAIGKPTFIAIKGDGNADVPTVKKVIKFLQEKNINRFNLITDLENKPTVSK
- the mazG gene encoding nucleoside triphosphate pyrophosphohydrolase — its product is MNNTSSADRRPEQLAAFGRLLDVLDRLRAECPWDRKQTMQSLRHLTIEETYELSDAILRDDLSDVRKELGDVMLHLVFYAKIAAEKGAFDIADVLNAQCEKLIFRHPHIYGDVTVSSEEDVKRNWEQLKLKEKGNSSVLGGVPVSLPALVKAMRIQEKARGAGFDWERKEQVWEKVQEELQEFREEFAEAEHSPEHQQRAQAEFGDLLFSLINFARFAGINPEEALEHTNRKFIRRFQYLETEAARDGHQLADLTLAQMDVYWNQAKVLPVDDPNPKSGK
- a CDS encoding MotA/TolQ/ExbB proton channel family protein, which encodes MEQKNAMNKNVRPAAPAAPKSEAKGGSAFAAIVIPLAFVVSIVIFIFVLGNGSNFQGGDNANAALPGNYLGTVYKGGVIVPVLMSLFLLVITFSIERFLTISKAKGTKSIESFVRTIRQKLNSNDISGAIAACDQQKGSVAAVVKSGLLKYQEMARERGMDKDQKILAIQKEIEESTTLELPMLEKNLVILSTIASVSTLVGLLGTVFGMIKAFSALAQAGNPDAVALAEGISEALINTAIGIAGSAIAIIAYNFFTSKIDELTYSIDEAGFSIIQTFAAQHGEKETYTA
- a CDS encoding energy transducer TonB gives rise to the protein MMDNSQIARASLNDLVFEGRNKAYGAYVLRRLYNRHVTRALLIAVALFALLVFIPTIARMFSSNEVVDDEKMLKENVLMEAPPLDQTKPPPPPPPPDAPPPPPPKLSTIKFTPPVVKKDEEVRKVEEIPDQKELEDKVVSTVTVKGNTDNPNLEGLEGEGNAVVADVVDTKVYTYVEQMPVFPGGQEALLQYIGKNIKYPAMALRNQIEGKVFVQFTVNPEGQVQDVKVTKPLGGGTDEEAVRVIKTLPRFSPGKQNGRAVSVSYTVPVTFAIR
- a CDS encoding energy transducer TonB; the protein is MNTAQLQTASLDDMIFEGRNKAYGAYLLRRLYHRHLATAITIATTLFALLIATPLVVQYLFPPVVIVPELPIPDEGTVISRFDFPKSPPAASVQPVVRPQQDIPTKVVKTLTKVVPPVEDQRVIPAQDGPVGNVSGTAATDSGAGTGSPGGIDSGMVTAPVTAPAKPFTYAEVMPEFAGGSKALQAYLQRHLRFPGQAIRNQVSGRVYVAFTVGIDGAISDVEIVKALGYGTGEEAERVVRAMPDWTPGRQNGQNVPVRYTLPITFQFE
- the glmM gene encoding phosphoglucosamine mutase gives rise to the protein MALIKSISGIRGTIGGAAGEGLTPLDVVKYAAAFGSWVLDKTQNNTIVIGRDARLSGEMVSKLVAATLQGLGIHVIDLGLSTTPTVEMAVPAKKAGGGIILTASHNPKQWNALKLLNDKGEFISDADGQKVLALGDSEAFEFAPVTKLGQYSIDDTFLKTHIEAILALPLVDVAAIKAKNFRVVVDAVNSTGGFAVPMLLEALGVTTIEKLFCEPTGDFAHNPEPLPENLREIARVLEKGSFDVGIVVDPDVDRLALVNEDGTMFGEEYTLVAVADYVLQQSGGGNTVSNLSSTRALRDVTEKHGGQYAAAAVGEVNVVTKMKETNAIIGGEGNGGIIYPELHYGRDSLVGIALFLSHLAKTGLTMTRLRASYPNYFISKNKIELTPEINTDEVLEKMQQRYAKQPVNTIDGVKIEFDKEWVHLRKSNTEPIIRIYAESESNATADYLANKIIADIKEIITV
- a CDS encoding PstS family phosphate ABC transporter substrate-binding protein; the protein is MMNSPTSLRALGMALAAGFCVLSGCNQGGPSGAANDDTPTSGSVAIAVDATFEPIVKSQVDTFHKLYQYAKISARYEPEANAMQDLLNDKVRLAVVTRELTAEEKAAFDRKKLFPRTTHIATDGLAIIVHPSNPDTLLTMEQLRGIFSGQTKQWQQVNRKNKLGDITVVFDSNNSSTSRYMQDSVTKGTPLAKGAFASESNPALLDYVATHPKAIGVIGVNWISDQDDKEVRGFLEKIRVVGISTSARPQKTDEYVQPYQAYLALKTYPLRRNVYVISREARAGLGTGFASFVAGTKGQLIILKSGLVPAIGQTRIVNTTPN
- a CDS encoding ExbD/TolR family protein, which encodes MAEIQQQADSGKGGKKRAKKMSTKIDMTPMVDLAFLLLTFFMLTTTFNKPNVMQITMPVKPKPGDPPVELKASDALTVLLGENNKIYYYDGLLSDKDKPELKLSSYDANGIRKVLLDHQRQNPKTVVLIKPDDKSNYKNMVDILDEMNITDQKKYALVDISKADTELIKSSGL